From one Phycisphaerae bacterium genomic stretch:
- a CDS encoding HEAT repeat domain-containing protein gives MSTPPSTPARSQRRSRLPLIVIAITAAACLAALSLRTPLRARYWAWRVAHAANPAERGLHLGALCNAGDGGRWGIAALLAHADPEVRQYGVLSLHYLRTAWGRARLLERLRDADGNVRRLAAVGLAVHGDDGVVPTLRALYESGDLDSAVAACLALERLATPAAVAALDALSRVPADPDCRAALVDALEAVGTAECAPALLRLLADGRACTLAPRFEGIEQRVLAGLATMNLSDSDLRSLGPAGPPSTQATQTVAERAAAALARITGVQAAFSSSASEAERAQATERWQAWLAERAAER, from the coding sequence GTGTCCACACCGCCGTCCACGCCCGCGCGCTCCCAGCGCCGGTCGCGCCTGCCGCTGATCGTGATCGCAATCACGGCGGCGGCGTGCCTGGCAGCGCTCAGCCTGCGCACGCCGCTGCGGGCACGCTACTGGGCCTGGCGCGTGGCGCACGCGGCCAACCCGGCCGAGCGCGGGCTGCATCTCGGCGCGCTGTGCAACGCCGGCGACGGAGGCCGCTGGGGCATCGCGGCGCTATTGGCACATGCGGACCCTGAAGTTCGTCAGTATGGCGTGCTGAGTCTGCACTACCTGCGGACGGCGTGGGGCCGCGCGCGTTTGCTCGAACGGTTGCGCGATGCGGACGGCAACGTGCGGCGGCTGGCCGCGGTGGGCCTGGCCGTTCATGGCGACGACGGCGTGGTACCCACGTTGCGCGCACTCTATGAGTCCGGGGATTTGGACAGCGCCGTCGCCGCGTGCCTGGCACTGGAGCGGCTGGCTACACCGGCGGCCGTGGCGGCGCTGGATGCGCTGTCGCGCGTGCCGGCTGATCCTGACTGTCGCGCGGCGCTGGTCGACGCGCTCGAAGCGGTGGGCACGGCGGAGTGCGCCCCGGCGCTGCTGCGGCTGCTCGCGGACGGACGCGCGTGCACACTCGCACCGCGCTTCGAGGGAATCGAGCAGCGCGTGCTGGCCGGGCTGGCGACGATGAACCTGTCCGACTCCGACCTGCGCAGCCTCGGTCCTGCTGGTCCCCCGAGCACGCAAGCGACGCAGACTGTGGCCGAACGGGCGGCGGCGGCCCTGGCACGCATCACCGGCGTGCAAGCCGCCTTCTCGTCATCCGCGTCGGAGGCCGAGCGTGCCCAGGCAACTGAACGCTGGCAGGCATGGCTGGCAGAGCGGGCTGCGGAACGGTGA
- a CDS encoding sugar phosphate isomerase/epimerase, with translation MKLGVMGAGLGAMGWDKALDYCQKVGLDAIELPVGCFPGTPFFDPEEVVNSKAAQRQIIADCERRGLEIVGLAVHGNPVHPDRAIAKAHARAHDVAVRLAPKLGTDVVINFSGCPGGSRRDATPNWVTCPWPPDFEAILRYQWEDVLIPFWSRKNQQAADAGVKIAFEAHPGFCVYNPETILRLRAACGKQLGANLDPSHFFWQGIDPVEAARVLGDAKCIFHVHGKDTGIDRRNTLVNGALDTKSYADIGNRSWVFRTCGYGHGDEFWKRFVSMLKLKGYDGVISIEHEDSLMSLQEGFEKAVTYLRSVLIKEKAGAAWWF, from the coding sequence ATGAAACTGGGCGTGATGGGTGCCGGCCTCGGAGCGATGGGTTGGGACAAGGCGCTGGACTACTGCCAGAAGGTGGGGCTCGACGCGATCGAGCTGCCGGTCGGCTGCTTTCCGGGCACGCCGTTCTTCGACCCCGAGGAAGTCGTTAACAGCAAGGCGGCGCAACGGCAGATCATCGCCGATTGCGAGCGCCGCGGGCTCGAGATCGTCGGCCTGGCCGTGCACGGCAACCCGGTGCACCCGGACCGCGCCATCGCCAAGGCCCACGCCCGCGCCCATGACGTCGCCGTACGCCTGGCACCGAAGCTCGGCACCGACGTGGTGATCAACTTCTCCGGCTGCCCCGGCGGCAGCCGCCGGGACGCAACCCCGAACTGGGTCACGTGCCCATGGCCGCCGGACTTCGAGGCCATCCTGCGCTACCAGTGGGAGGACGTGCTGATCCCGTTTTGGTCGCGTAAGAACCAGCAGGCAGCCGACGCGGGCGTGAAGATCGCGTTCGAGGCGCATCCGGGTTTCTGCGTCTACAACCCCGAGACGATCCTGCGGCTGCGGGCAGCGTGCGGCAAGCAGCTCGGCGCCAACCTGGATCCATCGCATTTCTTCTGGCAGGGCATCGACCCGGTCGAGGCGGCGCGCGTACTCGGCGACGCGAAGTGCATCTTCCACGTGCACGGCAAGGACACCGGAATCGATCGACGAAACACGCTCGTCAACGGCGCGCTCGACACGAAGAGCTATGCTGACATCGGCAACCGGAGCTGGGTCTTCCGCACCTGCGGCTACGGCCATGGCGACGAATTCTGGAAGCGCTTCGTCAGCATGCTGAAGCTGAAGGGCTACGACGGCGTCATCAGCATCGAGCACGAAGACTCGCTGATGAGCTTGCAGGAAGGCTTCGAGAAGGCCGTCACCTACCTCCGCTCCGTGCTGATCAAGGAAAAAGCCGGGGCGGCGTGGTGGTTCTAG
- a CDS encoding DUF4139 domain-containing protein, whose protein sequence is MNRIAPVFLSVLLPPALPLAAADKVDLPVTRVALFSSGVGYFECDTMVKGSAQAELKFRTDQINDIIKSMVVQDFSGGKIGAISYASQDPIEKTLRSFGVDLTGKPTLGQLLDQLRGEPVELAGPRAIKGIIVGVEKAPVLGPDGRTLQEIERLTVLTETGLQQIELAQIQGLKLTSEKVDGELRKALATLATGHDADKKSVVISFDGQGDRQVRAAYLLEAPIWKTSYRLVLSDEKDKKPFVQGWATVENATEEDWSNVRLSLVSGRPISFRMDLYTPLYVPRPLETLQLYASLRPPEYAGGFAGKPAEDAAEQEFVAGGRMKMARPSRGRAPAAAASPAEPTPALESLGYVAGAERHAGIALDNAGVASVATALEAGELFAYHIDAPVSIPRQHSAMLPIVNQAIDATKVSIFNPATHPKYPLNGLELKNTTGLNLMQGPVTVFDANLYAGDAKLPDLKPDEKRLVAYALDLSTEILTKQKPQPDELVSLKIAKGVLWQRRKFVDSREYEIKNKADKDRTLVLEQAYTEDWKLIEPKEPYERAQNLLRFKVAVPAQKTVSQNVVLERVADQQIALTNVGLDDIRIYLRAQVISPKVKEALEKVIALRTELDEVARQRGRLEKQQEEAVAEQARIRENLKTLDKSTDAYQRQLKSFDEVDARIVASRQEISNKRDQEEQKRKALESYLLSLDVE, encoded by the coding sequence ATGAACCGGATTGCGCCAGTGTTTCTCAGCGTGCTGCTGCCCCCCGCCCTGCCCCTCGCCGCCGCCGACAAGGTCGATCTGCCCGTCACGCGGGTCGCCCTGTTCTCCAGCGGCGTCGGCTACTTCGAATGCGACACGATGGTCAAGGGCAGCGCCCAGGCCGAGCTGAAGTTCCGCACCGACCAGATCAATGACATCATCAAGTCGATGGTCGTGCAGGATTTCAGCGGCGGAAAGATCGGCGCCATCAGCTACGCCTCGCAGGACCCGATCGAGAAGACGTTACGCAGCTTCGGCGTCGACCTGACCGGCAAGCCGACGCTCGGCCAGCTTCTCGATCAGCTTCGCGGCGAGCCGGTCGAACTCGCCGGTCCGCGAGCCATCAAGGGGATCATCGTCGGCGTCGAAAAGGCACCCGTGCTCGGCCCGGACGGCAGGACGCTCCAGGAGATCGAACGCCTCACCGTGCTCACCGAGACCGGCCTCCAGCAGATCGAACTGGCGCAGATTCAGGGCTTGAAGCTGACGAGTGAGAAGGTGGACGGCGAGCTGCGCAAAGCTCTCGCGACGCTCGCCACCGGCCACGACGCCGACAAGAAGAGCGTCGTCATCAGCTTTGACGGCCAGGGCGACCGCCAAGTCCGCGCCGCGTACCTACTCGAAGCACCAATCTGGAAAACGAGCTACCGGCTCGTGCTGTCCGACGAGAAGGACAAGAAGCCGTTCGTGCAAGGCTGGGCCACGGTCGAGAACGCGACCGAGGAAGACTGGAGCAACGTCCGGCTGTCGCTGGTTTCGGGCCGGCCGATCTCGTTCCGGATGGATTTGTACACGCCGCTGTATGTGCCGCGGCCCCTGGAGACGTTGCAGCTCTACGCGTCGCTGCGTCCGCCGGAGTACGCCGGGGGGTTCGCCGGGAAGCCCGCCGAGGACGCCGCCGAGCAGGAATTCGTAGCGGGCGGGCGGATGAAGATGGCCCGCCCGAGCCGCGGGCGCGCGCCGGCTGCGGCGGCTTCGCCGGCGGAGCCGACCCCAGCGCTGGAAAGTCTCGGCTACGTTGCCGGCGCGGAGCGTCACGCCGGCATCGCACTGGACAACGCCGGCGTAGCGTCCGTCGCGACGGCGCTGGAGGCGGGCGAGCTGTTCGCGTACCACATCGATGCGCCGGTCTCCATTCCGCGCCAGCACTCCGCCATGTTGCCGATCGTCAACCAGGCGATCGACGCGACGAAGGTCAGCATCTTCAATCCGGCGACGCACCCGAAGTACCCGCTGAACGGCCTGGAACTGAAGAACACGACCGGGCTGAACCTCATGCAGGGGCCGGTGACGGTCTTCGACGCGAACCTCTACGCTGGCGATGCGAAACTGCCGGACTTGAAGCCGGACGAGAAGCGCCTGGTGGCGTACGCGCTGGACCTTTCGACCGAGATTCTGACGAAGCAGAAGCCGCAGCCGGACGAGCTGGTCAGCCTGAAGATCGCGAAGGGCGTGCTCTGGCAACGGCGGAAGTTCGTCGACAGCCGCGAGTACGAGATCAAGAACAAGGCGGACAAGGACCGCACGCTCGTGCTGGAGCAGGCGTACACCGAGGACTGGAAGCTGATCGAGCCAAAGGAACCGTATGAGCGGGCACAGAACCTGCTGCGGTTCAAGGTGGCGGTACCGGCGCAGAAGACCGTGTCGCAGAACGTCGTGCTGGAGCGTGTCGCCGATCAGCAGATCGCGCTGACGAACGTGGGGCTGGATGATATCCGCATCTACCTGCGGGCGCAGGTGATCTCACCCAAGGTGAAGGAGGCGCTGGAGAAGGTCATCGCCCTGCGAACCGAGCTGGACGAGGTTGCCCGGCAGCGGGGGCGGCTCGAGAAGCAACAGGAAGAGGCGGTCGCGGAGCAGGCCCGCATTCGCGAGAATTTGAAGACGCTCGACAAGAGCACGGACGCGTACCAGCGGCAGCTCAAGTCCTTCGACGAGGTGGACGCGCGGATCGTCGCCTCGCGCCAGGAGATCTCGAACAAGCGCGACCAGGAAGAGCAGAAGCGCAAGGCGCTGGAGAGCTACCTGCTGTCGCTGGACGTGGAGTAG
- a CDS encoding endonuclease/exonuclease/phosphatase family protein has product MLPVRTPACRGTFRGCVTGFSLCLALAAGCERSQPPTPRAVPATTPPPAGTAPATAAPTVILGRPTGTFIDREDLLDLRLVCYNVGWNSIFPDVSANAAAKFARLMPALNPDILALQEVGLHPQDRDKSDARKWTADHVVKLMNQIAPLPKGATWHGWQGSDCVTVSKYPLKMTADALDPPGERKLALALVDLPDEDFNVDLYILNNHFKCCDAEKNDPLRQQQADALAAWLRDARTPGGKLDLPKATALVIVGDLNIVGSVQPIETLLSGDIQDETKYGPDFAPDWDDTPLTDARPLHNVTGTDDWTWRNDNDQWAPGRLDYVIYSDSVMDVVKKFALDTSTMTEEDLRATGLQKFDVTADDVGKEYDHLPLVVDFRVTTRVLDEPGE; this is encoded by the coding sequence ATGCTGCCTGTACGCACCCCCGCCTGCCGTGGAACGTTCCGAGGCTGTGTCACCGGCTTCAGCCTCTGCCTGGCGCTGGCGGCCGGCTGCGAACGCAGCCAGCCGCCGACGCCCCGCGCGGTGCCTGCCACAACGCCGCCGCCGGCCGGCACCGCACCGGCCACCGCCGCGCCGACCGTAATCCTCGGCCGCCCGACCGGCACGTTCATCGATCGCGAAGACCTGCTCGACCTCCGGCTGGTCTGCTACAACGTCGGCTGGAACAGCATCTTTCCCGACGTGTCCGCGAATGCGGCTGCCAAGTTCGCCCGGCTGATGCCGGCCCTGAACCCCGACATCCTCGCCCTGCAGGAGGTCGGCCTGCATCCGCAGGACCGCGACAAGTCCGACGCGCGCAAGTGGACGGCGGACCACGTGGTCAAGCTCATGAATCAGATCGCGCCGCTGCCGAAGGGCGCGACCTGGCATGGCTGGCAGGGCAGCGACTGCGTTACCGTCAGCAAATACCCGCTGAAAATGACCGCCGACGCCCTCGATCCGCCCGGCGAGCGCAAGCTGGCCCTCGCGCTCGTCGATCTGCCGGACGAGGACTTCAACGTGGATCTGTACATCCTCAACAACCACTTCAAGTGCTGCGACGCGGAGAAGAACGACCCGCTGCGGCAGCAGCAGGCCGACGCGCTCGCGGCCTGGCTCCGCGACGCCCGCACGCCGGGCGGCAAGCTTGACCTGCCGAAGGCGACGGCGCTCGTGATCGTTGGCGACCTCAATATCGTCGGCAGCGTGCAGCCGATCGAGACGCTGCTGAGCGGCGATATCCAGGATGAAACGAAGTACGGCCCCGATTTCGCGCCCGACTGGGATGACACGCCGCTCACTGACGCCCGCCCGCTGCACAATGTGACTGGCACGGACGACTGGACCTGGCGGAACGACAACGACCAGTGGGCGCCCGGCCGGCTGGACTACGTCATCTACTCGGACAGCGTGATGGACGTTGTGAAGAAGTTCGCCCTCGACACCTCGACCATGACCGAGGAGGACCTGCGGGCGACCGGCCTCCAGAAGTTCGACGTCACGGCGGACGACGTGGGGAAGGAGTATGACCATCTCCCACTGGTGGTCGATTTCCGTGTGACCACGCGCGTCCTCGACGAGCCCGGCGAATGA
- a CDS encoding DUF2934 domain-containing protein translates to MAKQTTRKSPTAARSTASKATTSTTGVTKSRTKPMPSEEQIRARAFEIFKRRNGGPGDAHSDWLQAERELQEELSR, encoded by the coding sequence ATGGCCAAGCAAACCACCAGGAAGTCCCCCACGGCAGCCAGGAGCACCGCCTCCAAGGCAACCACCAGCACCACCGGCGTGACCAAGAGCCGCACGAAGCCGATGCCGAGCGAAGAGCAGATTCGCGCGCGGGCCTTTGAGATCTTCAAACGGCGTAACGGCGGCCCTGGCGACGCGCACTCCGATTGGCTGCAGGCGGAGCGTGAGTTGCAGGAGGAGCTGTCCCGCTAG
- a CDS encoding transglutaminase family protein produces MSYHPFDLLMELDTDQIRLDCAALHLARDVYPTLNIRRYLEQLDALAAAVADLRPGLSANLRYEALRQVIADQHGLIGNEEHYYDPANSYLNHVLDTRRGIPISLSIVWLEVGRRLKWPMGGVALPGHFIVRFDDRERFVLADPFNAGRTLTLDDCQNLVERSFEGKVRFSLDYLKPVNTRGILLRLLRNLRNIYLTHNDLPRVADILLRMSAVEPGNGRHLQDLAAVCCRRGDVRGAAAHLELYLHRSPNAHDSKLVRRNLRQLHAALLALN; encoded by the coding sequence ATGAGCTACCACCCATTCGACCTGCTCATGGAGCTCGACACCGACCAGATCCGGCTCGACTGCGCCGCGCTGCACCTCGCGCGCGACGTCTATCCGACGCTCAACATCCGACGTTACCTGGAGCAGCTCGACGCGCTGGCCGCCGCGGTGGCCGACCTCCGCCCGGGACTGAGCGCGAACCTGCGCTACGAGGCGCTGCGCCAGGTCATCGCCGACCAACACGGCCTGATCGGCAACGAAGAACACTACTACGATCCCGCGAACAGCTACCTGAACCACGTGCTCGACACCCGCCGCGGCATCCCGATCAGCCTTTCGATCGTGTGGCTCGAAGTCGGCCGGCGTTTGAAGTGGCCGATGGGCGGCGTGGCACTGCCGGGGCACTTCATCGTCCGGTTCGATGATCGCGAGCGCTTCGTGCTGGCCGACCCGTTCAACGCCGGCCGCACGCTGACCCTCGATGACTGCCAAAACCTCGTCGAACGCAGCTTCGAGGGCAAGGTGCGCTTCTCGCTGGACTACCTGAAGCCCGTGAACACGCGCGGCATCCTGCTCCGGCTGCTGCGCAACCTGCGCAACATCTATCTCACGCACAATGACCTGCCGCGTGTTGCCGACATCCTCCTGCGCATGAGCGCGGTCGAGCCCGGCAACGGCCGGCACCTGCAGGACCTCGCCGCCGTCTGTTGCCGGCGCGGCGACGTGCGCGGCGCCGCCGCTCATCTTGAGCTGTATCTGCACCGCTCGCCCAACGCGCACGACTCAAAGCTCGTTCGCCGCAACTTGCGCCAATTGCATGCGGCCCTGCTGGCATTGAATTGA
- a CDS encoding HEAT repeat domain-containing protein, with protein MHADMGLSGRAAQWCRAVALVSLCVGALALAADGPHFVADRPLDMQHIRLELAIDIPRRHVDGRAMLRMTPLRRVTTVKLDAVDFETHTVSLSVDGQAAVAPEYANDGRCIEILLEPAVAPGQELVITIDYALQSPKSGLHFFGPTVDDPDAPWQVWSQGETSDNRYWIPCFDEPNERQSTEIVATVDASCQVLSNGRLAARHAAGQDERVVYHWVQESPHPAYLITLVVGQFHVHEEQWRNVPVTYWVPPDRAADVTATFDNTVRMLEFFSERIGVKYPWDQYAQVCCYQFGGGMENTSATTLGVDALCDATTRLDNDSDSLIAHELAHQWWGDLLTCREWPQLWLNEGFATYFEALWIEHDLGPDEFAHCMYQKAQGALADGKNGPIVERYYDNPWDLFNDRSYSKGACVLHMLRAQLGDEAFFGGLQRFCTAYANNSVETADLRRTLEDTTGRTLGRFFHDWTERAGHPVVDVACDWQEEAKLAEVTVRQTQVAPDDPQNTPVAPFHFPLTLEFTTGAGQAPVTVTQRITEREHRVAVPLPRRPTMVRVDPGHTLLMELTEHKGRDLWITQLTADPHVVGRLQALQHLVAEERSTAQTGSLVYPASPAPEAGPAPASLIVRLLADALRSEKFWAVQCEIARALGELGGATARDALLEVLASPHPRVRETCLEALRAFPDDEAVIQAVGRVLTQGDSSERVLSTAVTTYAELHARDELALLCRVLGHDRQRAPVQERVLETLGEHADAPTLSVLVEWTQSGKPRTCRQTALAAVARATARLAEVGPLEPDVIDAVLGTVNTNLRESDARLRNAAAHALGELAAHAGPSRGLLKEIAEGDPSETVRNTAKEALQNIPE; from the coding sequence ATGCACGCGGACATGGGTCTAAGCGGGCGCGCGGCGCAGTGGTGCCGCGCGGTGGCATTGGTCTCGCTGTGTGTGGGCGCGCTGGCCCTGGCCGCCGACGGGCCACACTTTGTTGCCGACCGCCCGCTGGACATGCAGCATATCCGACTCGAGTTGGCCATTGACATCCCACGCCGCCACGTGGACGGTCGCGCGATGCTGCGCATGACGCCGCTACGGCGGGTGACCACGGTCAAGCTGGACGCGGTCGACTTCGAGACGCACACGGTGTCATTGTCCGTGGACGGTCAGGCGGCGGTGGCACCGGAGTATGCCAACGACGGCCGGTGCATCGAGATCCTCCTGGAACCGGCCGTTGCGCCCGGCCAGGAGCTGGTCATCACCATCGACTACGCGTTGCAGAGTCCCAAGTCCGGCCTGCACTTCTTCGGGCCGACGGTCGACGATCCTGACGCGCCCTGGCAGGTATGGTCGCAGGGCGAGACCAGCGACAACCGCTACTGGATCCCCTGCTTCGATGAGCCCAACGAACGGCAGAGCACCGAAATCGTGGCCACCGTCGATGCGTCGTGCCAGGTTCTGTCGAACGGGCGGCTGGCCGCGCGACACGCGGCCGGGCAGGATGAGCGCGTGGTTTATCACTGGGTGCAGGAGTCGCCGCACCCGGCGTACCTGATCACGCTGGTGGTTGGGCAATTCCACGTGCATGAAGAACAGTGGCGCAACGTGCCGGTGACCTACTGGGTGCCGCCGGACCGCGCGGCCGACGTGACCGCCACGTTCGACAACACCGTGCGGATGCTGGAGTTCTTCAGCGAGCGCATCGGCGTCAAGTATCCGTGGGACCAGTACGCCCAGGTGTGCTGCTACCAGTTCGGTGGGGGCATGGAAAACACCAGTGCCACGACGCTCGGGGTCGACGCCCTGTGCGATGCCACGACCCGGCTGGACAACGATTCCGATTCACTGATCGCCCATGAGCTGGCTCACCAGTGGTGGGGCGACCTGCTGACCTGCCGCGAGTGGCCGCAGCTCTGGCTCAACGAGGGCTTCGCGACCTATTTCGAAGCGCTGTGGATCGAGCACGATCTGGGTCCGGACGAGTTCGCCCACTGCATGTACCAGAAGGCGCAGGGGGCGCTTGCTGACGGCAAGAATGGGCCGATCGTCGAGCGCTACTACGACAATCCCTGGGACCTCTTCAACGATCGCAGCTACAGCAAGGGCGCCTGCGTCCTGCACATGCTGCGGGCGCAGCTCGGCGACGAGGCCTTCTTCGGCGGGCTGCAGCGTTTCTGCACGGCGTACGCCAACAACAGTGTCGAGACTGCGGACCTGCGCCGCACGCTGGAGGATACGACCGGGCGGACCCTGGGGCGTTTTTTCCACGACTGGACGGAACGCGCCGGCCACCCGGTGGTTGATGTGGCGTGTGACTGGCAGGAGGAAGCGAAGCTGGCCGAAGTCACGGTCCGTCAGACGCAGGTCGCGCCCGACGATCCGCAGAACACGCCGGTTGCGCCGTTCCACTTTCCGCTGACGCTCGAGTTCACGACCGGCGCCGGGCAGGCCCCGGTGACCGTCACGCAGCGAATCACCGAACGCGAACACCGGGTGGCCGTGCCGCTCCCACGGCGCCCGACGATGGTGCGCGTCGACCCGGGCCACACGCTGCTCATGGAACTCACGGAGCACAAGGGGCGCGACCTCTGGATCACGCAGCTTACCGCGGACCCGCACGTGGTCGGGCGGCTGCAGGCCCTACAGCATCTGGTCGCGGAGGAGCGCAGCACGGCGCAGACCGGATCACTCGTGTACCCGGCAAGCCCGGCTCCGGAGGCCGGTCCCGCACCCGCCAGCCTGATTGTCCGGCTGTTGGCCGACGCGCTCCGCAGTGAGAAGTTCTGGGCCGTGCAGTGCGAGATCGCCCGGGCGCTGGGTGAACTCGGTGGCGCCACGGCCCGCGATGCGCTCCTGGAAGTCCTAGCCAGCCCGCATCCACGCGTGCGGGAGACCTGCCTGGAAGCGCTGCGTGCCTTCCCGGACGACGAGGCGGTGATCCAGGCGGTGGGCCGCGTGCTGACGCAGGGCGACTCGAGCGAACGCGTGCTCAGCACCGCCGTCACCACCTACGCGGAGCTGCACGCGCGCGACGAGCTCGCGCTGCTATGCCGGGTGTTGGGGCACGACCGGCAGCGCGCCCCCGTGCAGGAGCGCGTGCTCGAGACGCTCGGCGAACACGCGGACGCCCCCACGCTGAGCGTGCTCGTCGAGTGGACGCAGAGCGGCAAGCCGCGCACCTGCCGCCAGACCGCCCTGGCGGCGGTAGCGCGCGCGACCGCGCGCCTGGCGGAGGTCGGTCCGCTCGAGCCGGATGTCATCGACGCCGTGCTTGGCACCGTCAACACGAATCTGCGCGAAAGCGACGCCCGCCTGCGAAACGCTGCGGCCCACGCACTGGGCGAGCTGGCAGCGCACGCGGGGCCGAGCCGGGGACTGCTGAAGGAAATCGCCGAGGGTGACCCAAGCGAAACCGTCCGCAACACGGCCAAGGAAGCGCTGCAGAACATTCCCGAGTGA
- a CDS encoding PQQ-dependent sugar dehydrogenase has translation MRRMGTCVQWAALTAIGTWCATGCVPATDGPEPINVAAGWQAEYVVADAAQPTALAFAADGRVFYTEKSTGNIRVVRDGVLAAQPLASVPVNSAGDRGLLGIALHPRFQDNRRVYVFYTRSDTGASTDDPRAFIDHRVVYFVVDEAEGVISTSGETFVASIPVGEATTRIGGRIAFAADRTLLVAVGDGTDVNAAQDDELYWGKVLRYNDDGTIPDDNPDPASPIYARGFREPRGLTLDPDSGYVLLIERSQDGLHEVNRLQSGTNYGWPLVVGFATTPDELAFVAEHDDYADPMMESTHQLVGGGVNPSTRYGTSLLLRLFFGWNEAARVASVALSPEGTATVGVAEKFATGLPTPINDVAFTPAGTLYIATDDAVLRVVEAP, from the coding sequence ATGCGACGAATGGGAACCTGCGTGCAGTGGGCGGCCCTGACCGCGATTGGAACCTGGTGTGCAACCGGCTGTGTGCCCGCGACGGACGGGCCCGAACCGATCAACGTGGCGGCCGGCTGGCAGGCGGAGTACGTGGTCGCCGACGCCGCCCAGCCCACGGCGCTGGCCTTCGCGGCCGACGGCCGCGTGTTCTACACGGAAAAGAGCACCGGCAACATTCGCGTGGTGAGGGATGGCGTGCTGGCCGCGCAGCCCCTCGCCAGCGTGCCGGTCAATTCCGCCGGCGACCGCGGCCTGCTCGGCATCGCCCTGCACCCGCGGTTCCAGGACAACCGGCGGGTGTACGTGTTCTACACGCGCTCGGACACCGGTGCCTCCACCGACGACCCGCGGGCCTTCATCGACCATCGCGTTGTGTATTTCGTAGTCGATGAGGCCGAGGGCGTCATCAGCACCAGCGGCGAGACATTCGTCGCGTCTATCCCCGTGGGCGAAGCGACCACGCGCATCGGCGGGCGCATCGCGTTCGCCGCCGACCGCACGCTGCTCGTCGCCGTCGGCGATGGCACCGATGTCAATGCCGCCCAAGATGACGAGCTCTACTGGGGCAAAGTGCTGCGGTACAACGACGACGGTACGATCCCGGACGATAATCCCGACCCGGCGTCACCGATCTACGCGCGCGGCTTTCGCGAGCCGCGTGGCCTTACGCTCGACCCGGACAGCGGCTATGTCTTGCTGATCGAGCGCAGCCAGGACGGCCTGCACGAGGTCAACCGCCTGCAATCCGGCACCAACTATGGCTGGCCGCTCGTCGTGGGCTTTGCCACGACGCCCGACGAGCTCGCGTTCGTCGCCGAGCACGACGACTATGCGGACCCCATGATGGAATCGACGCACCAGTTGGTGGGTGGCGGCGTGAACCCGAGCACGCGCTACGGAACGAGCCTGCTGCTGCGGCTATTCTTCGGCTGGAACGAGGCTGCCCGCGTGGCCAGCGTCGCGCTATCCCCGGAAGGCACGGCGACGGTCGGCGTCGCCGAGAAATTCGCGACGGGCCTGCCGACGCCGATCAACGACGTGGCGTTCACGCCGGCGGGCACGCTCTACATCGCGACGGATGACGCGGTGCTGCGCGTTGTCGAAGCGCCGTAG
- a CDS encoding secondary thiamine-phosphate synthase enzyme YjbQ, with protein MIQQLSIRTHGQGLFEITADVAAVVGAAGVREGLCTLLIQHTSASLTIQENADPSARHDLEQWLSRLVPEDESLYTHATEGVDDMPAHIKAALTATSLSIPIVNGRLGLGTWQGIYVWEHRHRGGTRHVLIHVGA; from the coding sequence ATGATTCAGCAGCTCAGCATCCGGACGCACGGCCAGGGGCTCTTCGAGATCACGGCCGATGTGGCCGCGGTCGTCGGGGCGGCCGGCGTGCGCGAGGGGCTGTGCACGCTGCTCATTCAGCACACTTCGGCGAGCCTGACGATCCAGGAAAACGCCGATCCATCAGCGCGGCACGATCTGGAGCAGTGGCTAAGCCGGCTGGTGCCGGAGGATGAGTCGCTCTACACGCACGCGACCGAAGGCGTGGATGACATGCCGGCGCATATCAAGGCGGCGCTGACGGCAACAAGCCTGTCCATCCCCATTGTCAACGGCCGGCTGGGGCTGGGCACATGGCAAGGCATCTATGTGTGGGAGCATCGCCATCGCGGCGGCACACGCCACGTGCTGATACACGTCGGCGCGTGA